Within Protaetiibacter intestinalis, the genomic segment GGTTCGTCGACTGCAACGTCTCGATGATCGCCTCGGCGACCTTCACGCCGGGGGCGAGGATGACGCCGATGCCCTGGGTGCCCTCGAGCAGCTTGATGACGACGGGCGCACCCCCGACGCGTTCGATCGCGGGGCGCACGTCCGCGCGGTTGCGCACGAACGTCGTCGCCGGCATCCCGATGTTGTGCCGCGACAGGATCTGGGTGGCCCGCAGCTTGTCGCGCGCGTTCGAGATGCCGTTGGCGGTGTTCGGCGTGTAGACGTCCATCTGCTCGAACTGGCGCACCACGGCGGTGCCGAAGTAGGTGATGGAGGCGCCGATGCGCGGCAGGATCGCGTCGTAGTCGGAGAGCGGCTTGCCGCGGTACTGCAGGTCGGGCTCGTCGCCCGTGAGGTCGATCCCGAAGCGCAGGGTGTTGAGCACCCGCACCTCGTGCCCGCGCTGCTGCGCCGCGGCGCGGAGGCGCTGCGTCGAGTAGGCGCGGGGCGCGCGCGAGAGGATCGCGAGTTTCATGGGTGGGCCCCTGCCAGAATGTTGCGGTGAGCGAGCGAACCCATTCAAACACCCTCGCGGGCTGGCGCGAGTGGGTGCAGCTGCCGGATGTGGGCGTGCCGTGGATCAAGGCGAAGCTCGACACCGGCGCGCAGACCTCGTCCATCCACGCCTACGAGGTGGAGGCCTTCGATCGCGACGGCGAGGCGTGGGTGCGGTTCCGCATCCGCCCCTGGCAGAAGTCGGATGCCGACGAGGCCGAGGTGGAGTGCCCGGTGCTCGACGTGCGCCGCGTGCGCAGCTCCTCCGGGCACGTCGAGGAGCGCTTCGTGGTGTCGCTGCCGCTCGTGCTCGTCGGCCACCGCGTCGATGCGGAGGTGACCCTCAGCAACCGCGACGCGATGGGCTTCCGGATGCTCATCGGGCGCGAGGCGCTCAGCCGCGGCTACGTCGTCGACTCGGCCCGCTCGTTCCTCGGCGACCGGGCCCCGCGGCCCATGCGCCGCCGCAACCGCGGCGCGGCGTAGTCCCGCGCGCCATAGGACGGCATCCGCTCTGTGCCATGCGCACAGTGCGGACCCCGACCCCGGTGTAAGCGCACCTGGCCCGCGGGCGTGCCGCGCTCCTAGCGTGGGAGCATGCCGCAGACCGCCGCCCCACCCCGCCTCACCGAGGTGACCGCCGACGACATCGAGGCGCTCGCCGCCGGAACCGCCGTGTTCGGCACCGGCGGCGGCGGATCCGTCTACACCTCGCGCATCGTCGTCGAGCAGGCGCTGCGCGAGCGTGGACCCGTGCAGCTCGTGACGGTCGACGAGCTCACCGACGACGACACCGTCATCCTCATGTCGGGCATCGGCGCCCCCACCGTCGGCATCGAGATGCTCACCGCCGCCGAGCAGGTCGAGACGCTGCTGCGGGTCTCGGAGCGCGCGGCGGGCCGCCCCATCACGACCCTCATGGCGGCCGAGATCGGCGGCAGCAACGGCGTCGGCCCGATCGGCTGGGCGTCGCAGCTGGGCCTCAAGGTGCTCGACGCCGACGGCATGGGTCGCGCCTACCCGGATGCCGCGATGATCTCCATGAACGTCGCCGGCCTGCCGTGCGACTTCGCGGTGCTCTCGGATGTGATCGGCAACGTCTCCGTGCTCGAGACGGTCGACCTGCACTGGCTCGAGCGCCTCGCCCGCGTCCTCACGATCGCGAGCGGCTCCATCTGCCTCGGCACCCACTACCCCATGACGCGCGAGACCGCGCGCGGCGCCGTCATCGAGGGCACCGTGAGCGCCGCCATCCGCGTCGGCCGAGCGCTGCTCGCCGCCGCCGAGCCGGTGTCGGCGATCGCCGAGGCGATGGGGGGCGAGATCCTCCTGACGGGCAAGATCACCGACCTCGACCGGCGCACCGAGACGGGTTTCACGCGTGGCAGCGTCACCATCACGGGTCTCGGCGACGACCGCGGCCGGGTGCAGAGCATCGAGCTGCAGAACGAGAACCTCGTCGTGGTCGAAGACGGCCGGGTCGTGGTGAGCGTGCCCGACAACGTCACCCTCGTCGACGCCGAGACCGGCCACGCCATCACGACCGAGATGCTGCGCTTCGGGCAGCGGGTGGCCGTGCTCGCCTGGCCGGCCGACCCGCTGTGGCGCAGTCCGCGCGGCCTCGAGCTCGCCGGTCCGCGCGCCTTCGGCCTCGACATCGACTACACCCCCTTCGAGCTGGGAGCACGATGAGCACCGCACGCGACCTCTCCATCGGCGTCGACGTCGGCGGCACCAACACGGATGCCGCGGTCATCGACCAGGCGGGCACCGTGCTCGCGCGCACCAAGCAGGCCACGACCGACGACGTGACGGGCGGCATCCGGGCGGGCATCTCGCACGTGCTCGCCGAGCTCGGCGAAGACCGTTCGCGCGTGGCACGCGTGATGCTCGGCACCACCCACGCCACCAACGCGATCGTGCAGCGGCGCGGCCTCGACCGGGTGGCCGCCATCCGGCTCGGCGCGCCGGCGACGACCGCCTACCCGCCGCTGCTCGGCTGGCCGAGCGACCTCGCGCACCTCGTGCTGGCCGGCTCGGCCATGATCCGCGGCGGCAACATGGTCGACGGCACGCCCATCGCCCCGCTCGACCGCGACGGCATCCGGCGCTTCCTCGACGAGGTCGGGCAGGTCGACGCCGTCGCCGTGGCGGGGGTGTTCAGCCCCTCGACGCCCGAGCAGGAGCAGGAGGTGGGCGAGCTCATCCGGGCACACCTCGGGGCCGACGCTCGGGTGTTCCTCAGCCACGACATCGGCCCCACGGGCCTGCTCGAGCGCGAGAA encodes:
- a CDS encoding ATP-dependent zinc protease family protein produces the protein MSERTHSNTLAGWREWVQLPDVGVPWIKAKLDTGAQTSSIHAYEVEAFDRDGEAWVRFRIRPWQKSDADEAEVECPVLDVRRVRSSSGHVEERFVVSLPLVLVGHRVDAEVTLSNRDAMGFRMLIGREALSRGYVVDSARSFLGDRAPRPMRRRNRGAA
- a CDS encoding DUF917 domain-containing protein is translated as MPQTAAPPRLTEVTADDIEALAAGTAVFGTGGGGSVYTSRIVVEQALRERGPVQLVTVDELTDDDTVILMSGIGAPTVGIEMLTAAEQVETLLRVSERAAGRPITTLMAAEIGGSNGVGPIGWASQLGLKVLDADGMGRAYPDAAMISMNVAGLPCDFAVLSDVIGNVSVLETVDLHWLERLARVLTIASGSICLGTHYPMTRETARGAVIEGTVSAAIRVGRALLAAAEPVSAIAEAMGGEILLTGKITDLDRRTETGFTRGSVTITGLGDDRGRVQSIELQNENLVVVEDGRVVVSVPDNVTLVDAETGHAITTEMLRFGQRVAVLAWPADPLWRSPRGLELAGPRAFGLDIDYTPFELGAR